The Niallia alba genome includes a window with the following:
- a CDS encoding small acid-soluble spore protein P encodes MNKNDSKDMRRNAPKGNQSGQPEPLSGSKKVKNRNHSRQKHNSHHDM; translated from the coding sequence ATGAATAAAAATGACAGTAAAGATATGCGCCGAAATGCTCCAAAAGGCAATCAATCTGGTCAACCCGAACCTCTTAGCGGCAGCAAAAAAGTGAAAAACCGCAACCATTCAAGACAAAAGCATAACAGCCACCACGATATGTGA
- a CDS encoding GNAT family N-acetyltransferase — MKIIPELIRVRNLHYIIRCAEETDAEQLVQIRLQIDRETTFLDREPGEGMLTPSDFKHLIRTDSEESNRLFLLAETENGTIIAFSRCEGSNLQRLKHKVEFGICVLKDYWGFKIGPKLLETSIKWASANKLTKMTLSVIETNEKAINIYKRYNFEIEGILKKDKRLENGEYYSTIIMSRFLSDYK, encoded by the coding sequence ATGAAAATAATCCCCGAGCTTATTAGGGTAAGGAATCTACATTATATAATAAGATGTGCAGAAGAAACGGATGCAGAGCAACTTGTACAAATTAGGCTACAAATTGATAGAGAAACTACCTTTTTGGATCGTGAACCTGGAGAGGGGATGCTAACTCCATCAGATTTTAAGCATTTAATTCGTACAGATTCAGAAGAATCAAATCGTTTGTTTTTACTAGCTGAAACCGAAAATGGTACTATTATTGCTTTCTCACGATGTGAAGGTTCAAATTTGCAACGCCTAAAGCATAAGGTCGAATTTGGAATTTGTGTATTAAAGGATTATTGGGGCTTTAAAATCGGCCCGAAATTATTGGAAACGTCTATTAAATGGGCATCTGCAAATAAACTCACTAAGATGACTCTATCTGTAATAGAAACAAATGAGAAAGCAATCAACATATATAAGCGATATAACTTTGAAATAGAAGGGATATTAAAAAAAGATAAACGGCTTGAAAACGGAGAATACTATTCTACCATTATAATGTCACGATTCTTATCTGATTATAAATAG
- the glnA gene encoding type I glutamate--ammonia ligase: MTEITLEKIESIVKEKSVELLHLQFVDIEGILKNITITAQQLDDAVEGKIMIDGSSIKGFSPINKSDSYLLPDLNTFTVLPWTETEGYSEARFLCSVTNPDGSLFEGDTRNVLKKTVERAAEKGYSISVGPELEFFLFNTDENGYPTSELSDKGGYFEPSPKDLGEKVRIEIFKTLRAMGFTIEALHHEVAEGQHEINFKYADALTAADLATTYKWVVKTIASQYGLHATFMPKPVFGINGSGMHVNMSFFQDGENSFYDANDDLELSETAYSFIAGVLKNVKNFVAVTNPLVNSYKRLVPGYEAPCYLAWSASNRSALIRIPAKRGMATRVELRCPDPSSNPYLTFAVIAAAGLDGVEKGLKAPAPINEDIFHMTEDRREELGIDSLPGGLDAAIAELEAGEIGLKTLGEHVYSEYVAAKKEEWDNYRTTIHAWEIENYQYKF; this comes from the coding sequence ATGACTGAAATTACATTAGAGAAAATTGAAAGTATTGTTAAGGAAAAAAGTGTAGAGTTATTACATCTACAATTTGTGGACATTGAGGGGATTTTAAAAAATATTACGATAACTGCACAACAATTAGATGATGCTGTAGAAGGAAAAATCATGATTGATGGTTCATCCATTAAAGGATTTTCTCCAATTAACAAATCAGATTCATATTTATTACCAGATTTGAACACATTTACTGTTTTACCTTGGACAGAAACAGAAGGATATTCAGAAGCTCGTTTCCTTTGCTCTGTAACCAATCCAGATGGATCTTTATTTGAAGGGGATACTCGTAACGTTCTTAAGAAAACAGTTGAACGTGCTGCTGAAAAAGGATATAGCATTTCAGTTGGACCTGAATTAGAATTTTTCTTATTCAATACAGACGAAAATGGATATCCAACATCTGAATTAAGTGATAAAGGTGGCTATTTTGAGCCATCGCCAAAAGATTTAGGCGAAAAAGTACGTATTGAAATTTTCAAAACGCTAAGAGCAATGGGCTTCACAATTGAAGCACTACACCATGAAGTAGCAGAAGGACAGCATGAAATTAATTTCAAGTATGCTGATGCGTTAACAGCTGCTGACTTAGCAACAACATATAAATGGGTTGTTAAAACTATCGCTTCTCAATATGGTTTACATGCAACATTTATGCCGAAGCCAGTATTCGGAATTAACGGTTCTGGAATGCATGTTAATATGTCATTTTTCCAAGATGGAGAAAACAGCTTCTATGATGCAAATGACGATTTAGAACTTTCTGAAACAGCATATTCCTTCATTGCTGGTGTATTAAAAAATGTTAAAAATTTCGTAGCTGTAACCAACCCACTAGTAAACTCATATAAACGTTTAGTACCAGGATACGAAGCACCTTGCTACTTAGCATGGTCTGCCTCTAACCGTTCAGCTTTAATCCGTATTCCAGCAAAACGCGGAATGGCTACTCGTGTGGAACTTCGTTGTCCAGATCCATCATCAAACCCATATCTAACTTTTGCTGTAATCGCTGCTGCAGGATTAGACGGAGTGGAAAAAGGACTGAAAGCACCAGCACCAATTAATGAAGATATCTTCCATATGACAGAGGATCGTCGTGAAGAACTTGGAATTGATAGCTTGCCTGGTGGATTAGATGCTGCAATCGCAGAACTTGAAGCGGGTGAAATCGGTCTAAAAACACTTGGAGAGCACGTATACAGTGAATATGTAGCTGCTAAAAAAGAAGAGTGGGATAACTATCGTACTACTATTCATGCTTGGGAAATCGAAAACTATCAATATAAGTTTTAA
- a CDS encoding D-2-hydroxyacid dehydrogenase, protein MPSEVDNPIIYIRRSIPQKYLDKMTALGAEFIMDPWQYGDPEPPITQDIKDCNIVLTLGLTDSLSILQQASQIKWVQSLSVGLDALLTEEVRRSDIIITNTKGCTSIPIAEHTIAMMAGLARGIPFMVRNQLNNSWAPTPITDLAGATVGIIGYGEIGKQIAKRAKALDMRVIGCKKRPSFLSKEDLADKIVGLDQLDDVIAESDFLILALPSTPDTYHLINQEKLLKMKRTSFLINIGRGNTIVEKELIYLLKEQKIAGAALDVFEVEPLPREHPIWELDNVIISPHNAFFSPNTLDRYMEVFLENIQRFKEGKDLINVVDKQLGY, encoded by the coding sequence ATGCCTAGTGAAGTGGATAATCCTATAATCTACATCAGAAGAAGTATACCACAAAAGTATTTAGATAAAATGACAGCATTAGGCGCAGAATTTATTATGGATCCTTGGCAATATGGTGATCCTGAACCACCAATAACGCAAGATATTAAGGACTGTAATATCGTGTTAACTTTAGGCTTAACCGACTCCTTATCGATTTTACAACAAGCGTCTCAGATTAAATGGGTTCAATCATTAAGTGTTGGGCTTGACGCTCTATTGACAGAGGAAGTGAGAAGGAGCGATATCATTATTACTAATACAAAGGGATGCACCTCTATTCCTATCGCAGAACATACAATTGCAATGATGGCTGGATTAGCAAGAGGCATCCCTTTTATGGTCCGAAACCAGCTCAATAACAGTTGGGCACCCACTCCAATTACTGACTTAGCTGGTGCCACTGTTGGAATTATCGGATACGGTGAAATCGGTAAGCAAATTGCTAAACGTGCTAAAGCATTAGATATGCGTGTAATTGGTTGTAAAAAAAGACCCTCTTTTCTATCAAAAGAGGACCTGGCAGATAAAATAGTTGGTCTTGATCAATTAGATGACGTAATAGCCGAATCTGACTTTTTAATACTGGCTCTGCCTTCAACTCCTGATACATATCATCTTATTAATCAAGAAAAACTACTAAAAATGAAACGAACGAGTTTTCTAATTAATATAGGGAGAGGCAATACGATTGTAGAAAAAGAACTTATTTATCTATTAAAGGAGCAAAAAATTGCCGGTGCTGCACTCGATGTATTTGAAGTAGAGCCTTTACCCCGGGAACACCCCATATGGGAACTAGATAATGTGATAATTTCTCCACATAATGCGTTTTTCTCACCGAACACATTAGATCGTTATATGGAAGTTTTTTTAGAAAACATTCAACGTTTTAAAGAAGGAAAAGATTTAATCAATGTCGTGGATAAACAACTAGGTTATTAG
- a CDS encoding rhodanese-like domain-containing protein, producing the protein MTLTFGKLVEEARKNVPGISSVEAKQKIEENPNTYIIDVQDATDAGACGLIPSSVNISLGMLPIRADLELPEELRDPELADRNRSVIVTCGLGGQASLGAYLLKQMGFTDVAFIEGGTTAWKKEGFETV; encoded by the coding sequence ATGACATTAACATTTGGGAAATTAGTAGAAGAAGCGAGAAAGAATGTACCTGGTATTTCATCTGTTGAAGCAAAACAAAAAATAGAAGAAAACCCAAACACTTACATAATTGATGTTCAAGATGCAACTGATGCTGGGGCATGTGGCTTAATTCCTAGCTCTGTAAATATTTCTTTAGGTATGCTTCCGATTCGGGCTGATTTGGAATTACCCGAGGAGCTAAGAGATCCAGAATTAGCGGATCGTAATCGTTCAGTTATTGTTACATGTGGACTTGGTGGACAAGCATCACTTGGTGCCTACTTACTAAAACAAATGGGCTTTACAGATGTAGCATTTATCGAAGGCGGAACTACTGCATGGAAAAAAGAGGGCTTTGAAACAGTTTAA
- the acnA gene encoding aconitate hydratase AcnA: MAKDFYNARQSFEVGGKRYHYYQLAALEKKGIGTISKLPYSIKVLLESVLRQMDDFVIKQEHVENLAKWGTDEVKEIDVPFKPSRVILQDFTGVPAVVDLASLRKAMADLGGDPSKINPEKPVDLVIDHSVQVDKYGTPDALKANMELEFERNAERYQFLSWAQKAFDNYRAVPPATGIVHQVNLEYLANVVHVNETADGEYETFPDTLVGTDSHTTMINGIGVLGWGVGGIEAEAGMLGQPSYFPVPEVVGVKLVGEMPNGSTATDLALKVTQVLRAKGVVGKFVEFYGPGVTQLPLADRATIANMAPEYGATCGFFPVDKESLAYMRLTGRSEEQINVVEAYCKENGLFFDPTLEPVYTEVVEINLAEIEPNLSGPKRPQDLIPLSKLKEVFNKSVTAPEGNQGFGLKADEFDKEVVVDFANGDSTTMKTGSVAIAAITSCTNTSNPYVLVGAGLVAKKAVEKGMEVPKFVKTSLAPGSKVVTGYLRDSGLLPYLEQIGFNLVGYGCTTCIGNSGPLREEIEKAISDSDLLVTSVLSGNRNFEGRIHPLVKANYLASPPLVVAYALAGTVDIDLQKEPIGKDKDGNDVFFKDIWPSTEEVNELVHRTVTPELFNKEYERVFDDNERWNEIQTSSDSLYTFDDTSTYIQNPPFFEGLKPDPEQVLPLKGLRVVGKFGDSVTTDHISPAGAIGVNTPAGKYLKDNGVQPRDFNSYGSRRGNHEVMMRGTFANIRIRNQIAPGTEGGFATYWPTGEVTSIYDACMKYKEEGTGLMVIAGKDYGMGSSRDWAAKGTNLLGIKTVIAESFERIHRSNLVLMGVLPLQFKDGENAETLGLTGKETFNVYVDETVKPRDYLEVTATTEDGKKIIFEVLVRFDSEVEIDYYRHGGILPMVLRDKLRN, translated from the coding sequence ATGGCAAAAGATTTTTATAATGCCCGCCAATCGTTTGAAGTTGGTGGAAAGCGTTATCACTACTATCAATTAGCAGCTTTAGAAAAGAAGGGAATCGGTACGATTTCAAAATTGCCGTATTCTATCAAAGTGTTACTAGAATCTGTTTTACGACAAATGGATGATTTTGTTATTAAACAAGAACATGTAGAAAACCTCGCAAAATGGGGAACTGACGAGGTAAAGGAAATTGATGTACCATTTAAACCTTCGAGGGTAATCCTCCAAGACTTTACAGGAGTTCCTGCAGTAGTGGACCTTGCTTCCTTGAGAAAAGCAATGGCTGACTTAGGCGGAGATCCTAGTAAAATTAATCCGGAGAAACCAGTAGATTTAGTTATTGACCATAGTGTTCAGGTTGATAAATATGGAACTCCTGATGCATTAAAAGCAAATATGGAATTAGAGTTTGAAAGAAATGCGGAAAGATATCAATTCCTAAGCTGGGCGCAAAAAGCATTTGATAACTATCGTGCTGTACCACCAGCAACAGGTATCGTTCACCAAGTGAATTTAGAATATTTAGCAAATGTAGTTCATGTAAATGAAACAGCAGACGGCGAATATGAAACATTCCCAGACACACTTGTTGGAACAGATTCTCATACGACAATGATCAACGGAATCGGTGTTCTTGGTTGGGGTGTTGGCGGTATTGAAGCAGAAGCAGGTATGTTAGGACAACCTTCTTATTTTCCAGTACCAGAAGTAGTTGGCGTTAAACTTGTTGGTGAAATGCCAAATGGTTCAACAGCAACTGACCTTGCATTAAAAGTAACGCAAGTGCTTCGGGCAAAAGGGGTAGTAGGAAAGTTTGTTGAGTTCTACGGACCTGGTGTGACTCAATTACCACTTGCAGACCGTGCGACAATTGCCAATATGGCACCAGAATATGGGGCAACATGCGGATTCTTCCCAGTTGATAAAGAATCTTTAGCTTATATGCGCCTAACTGGACGTTCAGAAGAGCAAATTAATGTCGTTGAAGCTTATTGCAAAGAAAATGGATTATTCTTCGATCCAACGTTAGAGCCTGTTTATACAGAAGTTGTTGAAATTAATCTAGCAGAAATTGAGCCAAATCTATCTGGTCCAAAAAGACCACAGGATTTGATTCCACTTTCTAAATTAAAAGAAGTTTTCAATAAATCAGTAACTGCTCCAGAAGGAAACCAAGGTTTTGGATTAAAAGCAGACGAATTTGACAAAGAAGTAGTAGTTGATTTTGCAAATGGAGATTCTACTACGATGAAAACTGGTTCTGTTGCAATTGCTGCAATTACAAGCTGTACGAATACATCTAATCCATACGTATTAGTCGGTGCGGGATTAGTTGCAAAAAAAGCAGTAGAAAAAGGAATGGAAGTACCTAAATTTGTTAAAACATCCTTAGCGCCTGGTTCTAAAGTAGTTACAGGTTATTTAAGAGATTCAGGACTTCTACCATATTTAGAACAAATTGGATTTAACCTAGTAGGATATGGGTGTACAACATGTATCGGTAACTCTGGTCCACTAAGAGAGGAAATCGAGAAAGCTATTTCTGATTCCGATTTACTTGTAACAAGTGTGTTATCAGGTAATCGTAACTTTGAAGGGCGTATCCATCCGCTAGTAAAAGCAAACTATTTAGCATCACCGCCATTAGTTGTTGCTTATGCACTTGCTGGAACAGTGGATATTGATTTGCAAAAAGAGCCAATTGGTAAAGATAAAGATGGCAACGATGTTTTCTTTAAAGATATTTGGCCATCTACTGAGGAAGTAAATGAATTAGTTCATCGTACGGTAACACCTGAGCTATTTAATAAAGAATATGAAAGAGTATTTGATGATAACGAGCGCTGGAATGAGATTCAAACAAGCAGTGATTCTTTATATACCTTTGATGATACTTCTACTTATATTCAAAATCCGCCATTCTTTGAAGGATTAAAACCAGATCCTGAGCAAGTACTGCCATTAAAAGGCTTAAGAGTTGTAGGGAAGTTTGGTGATTCTGTCACAACTGACCATATTTCTCCTGCTGGTGCAATCGGCGTTAATACGCCAGCTGGTAAGTACTTAAAAGATAATGGAGTACAACCACGTGATTTCAACTCATATGGCTCTCGTCGTGGTAACCATGAAGTAATGATGAGAGGAACCTTTGCGAATATCCGTATTCGTAACCAAATTGCTCCAGGTACAGAAGGTGGATTCGCTACTTACTGGCCAACTGGAGAAGTTACCTCCATCTATGATGCTTGTATGAAGTATAAAGAAGAAGGAACTGGCTTAATGGTTATTGCGGGCAAAGATTACGGAATGGGTTCATCTCGTGACTGGGCGGCAAAAGGAACAAATCTTTTAGGTATTAAGACAGTTATTGCAGAAAGCTTTGAAAGAATTCACCGTTCTAATCTCGTGTTAATGGGTGTGCTTCCATTACAGTTTAAAGATGGTGAAAATGCTGAAACTTTAGGTTTAACTGGGAAAGAAACATTTAATGTTTATGTTGACGAAACAGTTAAACCACGTGATTACCTAGAAGTAACAGCAACTACAGAAGATGGTAAGAAAATTATATTTGAAGTGTTAGTACGCTTTGATTCTGAAGTAGAAATTGATTACTATCGTCATGGTGGTATCCTACCAATGGTATTGCGTGATAAGTTAAGAAATTAA
- a CDS encoding aminotransferase-like domain-containing protein: MHLLKPFSFSKRFPETEVIGSAFAGNNDNLIPLSFGFPAPESLPVDKMTVATEAAMKTQGRQALAYSGGSGPKNIVNWIKERSKLREIIASEEKIMVTAGSSQAIDLITRTLTDPGDEIWVEAPTFFGALKTFRLAETKLVSFPIDEDGLRVDLVEQELITRVNKGLPLPKLMYVIPNYQNPGGVNLSLARKRRLAELAYEYNFFIIEDDAYVELSFDGTFSPAIYSFGPERVVYLSTFSKIIAPGLRLGWAIGLPQIIEKMKILKVDGLTSVYVQEVTKNLLKQMDMDEQISYLNSIYLPRKNAMVSAIKQYFGEEVSFHEPNGGFFLWLTFPTHIDTSEFLDAAMIAGVSYIAGKHFFLENEGFHHMRLCFTFCKEDIIHEAIKRLADTYYDHVNSIQVIEEVN, from the coding sequence ATGCATTTATTAAAGCCATTTTCATTTAGTAAAAGATTCCCTGAAACCGAGGTTATCGGCTCTGCCTTTGCTGGAAATAACGATAATCTAATCCCTCTATCCTTCGGCTTTCCAGCCCCGGAATCTCTTCCGGTGGATAAAATGACGGTGGCTACTGAAGCAGCAATGAAGACACAAGGTAGACAAGCTTTAGCTTATAGTGGTGGTTCTGGTCCTAAAAATATCGTCAATTGGATAAAAGAAAGATCTAAGCTTCGCGAAATTATTGCAAGCGAAGAAAAAATAATGGTTACTGCTGGAAGCTCTCAAGCTATTGACTTAATTACAAGAACGCTTACCGATCCTGGTGATGAGATTTGGGTTGAAGCACCGACCTTTTTTGGCGCATTAAAAACATTTCGTTTAGCAGAAACGAAGTTAGTGTCTTTTCCGATCGATGAAGATGGGCTCAGAGTTGATTTAGTTGAACAAGAGTTAATCACAAGAGTCAATAAAGGTCTTCCATTACCTAAGTTAATGTACGTCATACCAAATTATCAAAACCCTGGTGGTGTAAATTTATCTCTTGCTAGAAAAAGGCGTCTTGCAGAATTGGCATATGAATATAATTTCTTTATCATTGAAGATGATGCCTATGTAGAGCTTTCTTTTGATGGGACATTTTCTCCAGCAATTTATTCGTTTGGACCGGAAAGAGTTGTTTACTTAAGCACTTTTTCAAAAATCATTGCACCCGGATTGCGACTAGGGTGGGCCATTGGCTTGCCGCAAATTATCGAAAAAATGAAAATTTTAAAAGTCGATGGTTTAACCAGTGTATATGTTCAAGAAGTCACTAAAAATTTACTAAAACAAATGGACATGGACGAACAAATCAGCTATCTGAATAGTATTTATCTTCCTCGGAAGAATGCGATGGTTTCAGCAATCAAACAGTACTTTGGTGAAGAAGTTTCCTTTCATGAACCAAATGGAGGTTTCTTTCTATGGCTTACTTTCCCAACCCATATTGATACGAGCGAGTTCCTAGATGCTGCAATGATTGCTGGTGTTTCTTATATAGCTGGTAAACATTTCTTTTTAGAAAATGAAGGATTTCATCACATGCGTCTTTGTTTTACTTTCTGTAAAGAAGATATTATCCATGAAGCGATCAAGCGACTGGCTGATACCTATTATGACCACGTAAATAGTATTCAAGTTATCGAGGAAGTGAATTAA